The Acidobacteriota bacterium genome has a segment encoding these proteins:
- a CDS encoding biotin--[acetyl-CoA-carboxylase] ligase, with translation MPVGAIVHRLESVPSTNDAARALALQGAGHGTAVLAGEQTRGRGTKGRPWHSPAGLGLYASFILRGPGGGPVPTPHLVPLAAGLAASDAVLESAGVATGLKWPNDIVFGGRKLGGILSEGVTGAAGGDFVVVGIGLNVGQGEADLPVEIRAAATSIRLAGGRDADVEAVFGSLCRALDRWYNVLARGGKEAVIREFEARPAFPRGASVRIETAGGAFEAEYRGLDPEGRLVVAARPGAGTIALDGVLKLDRIS, from the coding sequence ATGCCCGTCGGTGCCATCGTTCACCGCCTGGAAAGCGTCCCCTCGACCAACGACGCCGCGCGGGCCCTGGCCCTGCAGGGGGCCGGCCACGGCACGGCGGTCCTGGCCGGGGAGCAGACCCGGGGCCGGGGCACGAAGGGCCGGCCCTGGCATTCGCCGGCCGGGCTCGGGCTTTATGCCTCGTTCATCCTCCGCGGCCCCGGCGGCGGGCCCGTGCCGACCCCCCATCTCGTCCCCCTGGCGGCCGGGCTGGCCGCGTCGGACGCCGTGCTGGAATCGGCCGGGGTCGCGACCGGCCTCAAGTGGCCGAACGACATCGTCTTCGGCGGCCGGAAGCTCGGCGGCATCCTGTCCGAGGGGGTGACCGGGGCGGCCGGCGGGGATTTCGTCGTCGTCGGCATCGGTCTCAACGTCGGCCAGGGCGAGGCGGATCTTCCCGTCGAGATCCGGGCCGCCGCGACCTCGATCAGGCTGGCCGGCGGCCGGGACGCGGATGTCGAGGCCGTCTTCGGGTCGCTTTGCCGGGCCCTTGACCGCTGGTATAATGTCCTCGCGCGGGGAGGCAAGGAGGCGGTCATCAGGGAGTTCGAGGCCCGGCCGGCCTTCCCCCGCGGCGCGTCCGTCCGGATCGAGACGGCCGGCGGGGCGTTCGAGGCGGAATACCGGGGGCTCGACCCCGAAGGCCGGCTCGTCGTCGCCGCCCGCCCCGGGGCGGGAACGATCGCCCTCGACGGCGTGCTGAAGCTCGATCGGATATCCTGA
- the rnr gene encoding ribonuclease R, protein MLTAKTLNLLKKHPEGLDLDRIVSELGLKRRDRTKVLAGLRELEARGAVRLSRGRYRLAERTGVVRGRFVTARPGFGFVTPEGGGPDIFVHARNARGALPGDEVTLVVNERGKFGKPEGRVERIVRKGRTGLVGLYVERHGAPFLQPFDSPDTDDIPLKTRGKLKAEPGMIVEADRVTLALSRVFGRPEDPGVDAQVVIDRYGLRDGFPVDVRQEAEAIPDLGEKPGLDGRRDFRDWATVTIDGETAQDFDDAVSIRRLGDGGWLLGVHIADVSHYVRPGSALDREAFERGTSVYFPGLTLPMLPERLSNGLCSLRPHENRLTVSAVLDIDRDGLVRKAEFAPSIIRTAHRMTYTSVFAVFEGDAAERARYADVVPDLLEMRELAAVLRARRLGEGSLDFDLAEPELISEGGRLLAVAAAERNEAHRLIEEFMVAANVAVASAFTARNMPAIYRVHPAPDVGDLEKLRDILLRFGLALPDPARVRSRDLQRVLDKARGLPGEKFIGRQVLRAMKMAVYSPKNVGHYGLAKSDYTHFTSPIRRYPDLVVHRLLKTLLRRETAAPLDLRAVADLSSERERNAAEAEQSLVEWRILRFLKDRLGDEFDGMVVDVIKAGLLVELEDYFVSGLLPFVSLKGDYEPRPAGRRLRPRKKRAMLELGDAVRVTLVSCDPALRRIGFVPAADPKGGRP, encoded by the coding sequence ATGCTTACAGCTAAAACGCTCAATCTCCTCAAGAAACATCCTGAAGGGCTCGACCTAGACCGGATCGTGTCCGAGCTCGGCCTCAAGCGCCGCGACCGGACCAAGGTCCTGGCCGGGCTGCGCGAGCTCGAAGCCCGGGGCGCCGTCCGCCTGTCGCGCGGCCGCTACCGGCTGGCAGAAAGGACGGGCGTCGTCCGGGGCCGCTTCGTTACGGCCCGCCCCGGGTTCGGCTTCGTCACGCCCGAGGGCGGCGGCCCGGACATCTTTGTCCATGCCCGGAACGCCCGCGGCGCCCTGCCCGGGGACGAGGTCACGCTCGTCGTCAACGAGCGGGGCAAGTTCGGCAAGCCCGAGGGCCGGGTCGAACGGATCGTCCGGAAGGGCCGGACCGGGCTCGTCGGCCTCTACGTCGAGCGCCACGGCGCGCCCTTCCTCCAGCCTTTCGACTCGCCGGACACGGACGACATCCCGCTCAAGACGCGGGGCAAGCTCAAGGCCGAGCCGGGCATGATCGTCGAGGCCGACCGGGTGACGCTGGCCCTGAGCCGCGTCTTCGGCCGGCCCGAGGATCCCGGCGTGGACGCCCAGGTCGTCATCGACCGCTACGGCCTGCGGGACGGGTTCCCCGTCGACGTCCGGCAGGAGGCCGAGGCCATCCCCGACCTCGGCGAAAAACCGGGCCTCGACGGCCGCCGCGATTTCCGCGACTGGGCGACCGTGACCATCGACGGCGAGACGGCCCAGGACTTCGACGACGCCGTCAGCATCCGCCGGCTGGGCGACGGCGGCTGGCTTCTCGGCGTCCACATCGCCGACGTCTCCCATTACGTCCGGCCCGGGAGCGCCCTCGACCGCGAGGCCTTCGAGCGGGGGACGAGCGTCTATTTCCCCGGCCTGACCCTGCCGATGCTGCCCGAGCGGCTGTCCAACGGGCTCTGCAGCCTGCGGCCCCACGAAAACCGGCTGACGGTCTCGGCCGTGCTCGACATCGACCGGGACGGGCTCGTCCGCAAGGCCGAGTTCGCGCCCTCGATCATACGCACGGCCCACCGGATGACCTACACGTCGGTCTTCGCCGTCTTCGAGGGCGACGCCGCGGAGAGAGCCCGCTACGCCGACGTCGTCCCCGACCTCCTTGAGATGCGCGAGCTGGCCGCCGTGCTGCGGGCCCGCCGCCTGGGCGAGGGCAGCCTCGACTTCGACCTGGCCGAGCCCGAGCTCATCTCCGAGGGCGGCCGGCTCCTGGCCGTCGCCGCCGCGGAAAGGAACGAGGCCCACCGCCTGATCGAGGAGTTCATGGTCGCCGCCAACGTGGCCGTGGCCTCGGCCTTCACGGCCAGGAATATGCCCGCGATCTATCGCGTCCATCCCGCCCCGGATGTTGGCGACCTCGAGAAGCTCCGCGACATCCTGCTCCGCTTCGGGCTGGCCCTGCCGGACCCGGCCAGGGTCCGGTCCAGGGACCTCCAGCGCGTCCTCGACAAAGCTAGGGGCCTGCCCGGGGAGAAGTTCATCGGCCGCCAGGTCCTGCGGGCGATGAAGATGGCCGTCTACTCGCCTAAGAACGTCGGCCACTACGGCCTGGCCAAGAGCGACTACACGCACTTCACTTCGCCCATCCGCCGCTATCCCGACCTCGTCGTCCACCGCCTGCTCAAGACCCTGTTGCGCCGGGAGACGGCGGCGCCGCTCGACCTCCGGGCGGTCGCCGACCTGTCGTCCGAGAGGGAGCGCAACGCCGCCGAGGCCGAGCAGTCCCTGGTCGAGTGGCGCATCCTGCGCTTCCTCAAGGACCGCCTGGGCGACGAGTTCGACGGCATGGTCGTCGACGTTATCAAGGCCGGCCTGCTGGTCGAGCTCGAGGACTACTTCGTCTCCGGCCTGCTGCCGTTCGTGTCGCTCAAGGGAGACTACGAGCCGCGGCCCGCCGGCCGGCGCCTGCGGCCCCGGAAGAAGCGCGCGATGCTGGAGCTCGGGGACGCCGTCCGGGTCACGCTCGTCTCCTGCGACCCGGCCCTGCGGCGCATCGGCTTCGTCCCGGCCGCGGACCCGAAAGGGGGCCGCCCGTGA
- a CDS encoding type III pantothenate kinase — MLLAFDVGNTTIAVGLFRGRKLVRSWKLETDSDRTSDEYGMIILGLFGGAGLTPGKVAGAIISSVVPPLTPVIEEVCRTSFATEPSVVGPGLKTGMPILYENPFEVGADRITAAVAAFEKYGGPVIVLDFGTATTFDAISARGEYLGGAIAPGVRISAEALYLKTAKLPRIELRKPKRAIGRTTVASMQSGLYFGYIGMVTRTIEEIRKELGREARVIATGGFGSQITAELDVIEAYEPDLVLEGLRIIHERNRDARA, encoded by the coding sequence ATGCTCTTGGCATTCGATGTCGGGAACACGACTATCGCCGTCGGCCTCTTCCGCGGCCGCAAGCTGGTCAGGAGCTGGAAGCTCGAGACCGACAGCGACCGGACATCCGACGAGTACGGCATGATCATCCTCGGCCTGTTCGGCGGGGCCGGCCTGACGCCCGGCAAGGTCGCGGGGGCCATCATCTCCAGCGTCGTCCCGCCCCTGACGCCCGTCATCGAGGAGGTCTGCCGGACCTCGTTCGCCACGGAGCCGAGCGTCGTCGGCCCGGGGCTCAAGACGGGCATGCCCATTCTTTACGAGAACCCCTTTGAGGTCGGCGCGGACCGCATCACCGCGGCCGTCGCGGCCTTCGAGAAATACGGCGGGCCGGTCATCGTCCTCGATTTCGGCACGGCGACGACGTTCGACGCCATCTCGGCCAGGGGCGAGTACCTGGGCGGGGCCATCGCCCCGGGGGTCCGCATCTCCGCCGAGGCCCTCTACCTCAAAACGGCCAAGCTGCCCCGCATCGAGCTCCGGAAGCCGAAGCGGGCCATCGGCCGCACGACCGTGGCCAGCATGCAGTCGGGGCTCTATTTCGGCTACATCGGCATGGTCACCAGGACGATCGAGGAGATCCGCAAGGAGCTCGGCCGGGAAGCCCGGGTCATCGCCACGGGCGGCTTCGGCAGCCAGATCACCGCCGAGCTGGATGTGATCGAGGCCTACGAGCCGGACCTCGTCCTCGAAGGACTGAGGATCATCCACGAGAGGAACAGGGACGCCCGGGCCTAG